The Cyprinus carpio isolate SPL01 chromosome A9, ASM1834038v1, whole genome shotgun sequence genome window below encodes:
- the LOC109095727 gene encoding gap junction alpha-5 protein-like, which produces MGDWSLLGNFLEEVQEHSTIVGKVWLTVLFIFRILVLGTAAESSWGDEQSDFMCDTLQPGCTNVCYDRAFPIAHIRYWVLQIVFVSTPSLIYMGHAMHTVRMEEKRKRKEQEEKGEEGKGEKEYLEQKEKLKVPKTNIRLKGALLQTYVLSIVIRLVMEVTFIVIQYMMYGIFLNALYPCNMSPCPNRVNCYMSRPTEKNVFIVFMLAVAAVSLFLSVLELYHLGWKQCKQCLRKYANKHATDVKSKTVKAVSVAQTGKTSIPMELHETAHPHPSQTCTPPPDFNQCLASSQGPTSAPHLHHHHLHHIHQTCQPFTNRLAHQQNSVNMATERHHHSHDDLEPAVDFLQMSYESPETRVLGDMTHSAPSTPSPQPGYFRDKRRLSKTSGTSSNRDRPSDLAV; this is translated from the coding sequence ATGGGGGACTGGAGTCTCTTGGGTAATTTTCTGGAGGAGGTGCAGGAGCACTCCACAATAGTGGGGAAGGTTTGGTTGACCGTGCTGTTCATCTTCCGTATCCTGGTGCTGGGCACGGCTGCAGAGTCATCATGGGGCGATGAGCAGTCTGACTTCATGTGTGACACACTACAGCCCGGTTGCACCAACGTCTGTTATGACCGAGCTTTCCCCATTGCCCATATCCGCTACTGGGTGCTGCAGATCGTCTTCGTATCAACACCATCCCTCATCTACATGGGCCATGCCATGCACACTGTCCGCATGGAGGAGAAACGGAAACGGAAGGAGCAAGAGGAGAAGGGTGAGGAGGGCAAAGGAGAGAAGGAGTATTTGGAACAGAAAGAGAAATTAAAAGTTCCAAAGACAAATATCCGCCTTAAGGGGGCACTGCTGCAGACGTACGTCCTGAGTATTGTGATCCGCTTGGTCATGGAAGTGACCTTCATTGTTATCCAGTACATGATGTATGGAATCTTCCTGAATGCTCTGTATCCTTGTAACATGTCACCTTGTCCCAACCGTGTGAATTGTTACATGTCCCGTCCAACtgagaaaaatgttttcattgtttttatgctGGCAGTGGCAGCTgtttcactgttcctcagtgtGCTAGAACTGTACCAccttggatggaaacagtgcaaGCAATGCCTTCGAAAATACGCCAACAAACATGCCACTGATGTCAAAAGCAAAACCGTTAAAGCTGTTTCTGTAGCCCAAACCGGCAAGACGAGTATTCCAATGGAACTGCATGAAACGGCACATCCACATCCCTCCCAAACATGCACCCCACCCCCAGATTTCAACCAGTGCCTAGCGTCAAGCCAAGGTCCAACATCAGCCCCACATCTGCATCACCATCACCTTCATCACATCCACCAAACCTGCCAGCCCTTCACCAACCGCCTGGCACACCAGCAGAACTCTGTCAACATGGCCACTGAGCGGCATCACCACAGCCACGATGATCTGGAGCCGGCCGTAGACTTCCTGCAGATGAGCTACGAGAGTCCTGAGACTCGAGTCCTGGGTGATATGACACACAGCGCCCCCTCCACGCCATCCCCCCAACCAGGCTACTTCAGAGACAAGCGCCGGCTAAGCAAGACCAGTGGTACTAGTAGTAACCGAGACAGACCAAGTGATCTGGCCGTGTAG
- the LOC109053496 gene encoding uncharacterized protein LOC109053496 isoform X1, which yields MTSECTYSAQYDTDDTFRTSKLSADEQRERAGYVNGGCAPVASSNFFEVIGGSLYRRKLEKGFVQYREVLAEDKRLQSVATFHEKGPGKSHHTLEDTYRLVAEHYWWEGMYFQVRDYVFGCEECQRSQSERSACSDVGLISRIVESHSQQVLSKLNSQREAGLFCDITLKTGGGQSFVAHKAVLAAVSEYFQELFTEMDSATDPQSHVDLTGFSEQSLLALLEFSYTSTLNLNLDILTEVCAMARHLRMWPALEACSAIKRERETCQLRSRMHSSPGEPKNSMHGPFRKDHSSTSGGKVGLRRRREDEEGEGSGSSWNIQAQHREHIVDKVAEESETETSNPHLQCQVQSSSQVEETGFPCSPNRRMKLMDFKSPSCKKKSSSRPTSSIISTSPCTSTRSSSPSHRLLRSSPGAALALRRLLPKINLSTKRKRKSSSYRSYKPQCEFSVTPSKSQATSLTHGTSVKVKEEDVEEEVCKTVPQDEVHSPRAQEKYRLLSFLGLQRKSLVPGPEQLSGWGQKKRLRKLKVSDYSLTARRKPRAQDIPLSFGTSLGVLATVNPTLSLCDMSRMDLLNRPVKVEPWNQERSKRKRHDPAVQTVQPIARATRSRSLLQTDSSAANRPLRRHHRNQDKAPSQPARRGRVPAHNASSPSKSPMLRIKQESSDSAILQPIHRRNTGYNPQGTSPKAPGRRGRPPADRTVRVATTKLQHTKRHKPGRPPLDKPKSSKQIKSTTKCNHATGMPRAKHSRTERGTQVKENRKIKEHGNRKDSPEVHYAIVNWDTSNHQQLHSHPLYKTIKEEPAEPLPLTQPFPTSDSLDLGKRQSKPPVKLLDQGFLFGFCRPPSGIKREEESVDIYLTRSVSHGSSSNCDSSPGMVRRDRVRARILPDRTGLNGPHWAGLGNRHSPFSQRKSIQIKTERDETRVSQGSQVSRVPRHPQGSKRSCKIKKEPTKTKNVNKLLPLRSTRSVLLETIRQARLKQQKGPHGQASSGAHACLQCRASYRDCDALIMHRIRHTEGKHWPCPLCSKTFFRQRNVRNHIRTHNPKIYKCRQCIAAH from the exons atgacaagtgaATGCACCTACAGTGCTCAGTATGACACTGATGACACCTTTCGCACTTCTAAACTCTCTGCGGACGAGCAGCGTGAACGCGCGGGGTACGTGAACGGCGGCTGCGCGCCCGTCGCGTCTTCTAACTTCTTCGAGGTCATCGGCGGCTCTCTTTACCGCAGAAAGTTGGAGAAGGGTTTCGTCCAGTACCGGGAGGTGCTGGCAGAAGATAAGCGACTCCAGTCCGTAGCCACCTTCCACGAGAAAGGACCCGGCAAGTCGCACCACACCCTGGAGGACACATACAGACTGGTGGCCGAGCACTATTGGTGGGAAG GAATGTATTTTCAGGTCAGAGACTATGTCTTTGGCTGTGAGGAATGTCAACGGAGTCAGTCTGAGAGATCAGCA TGTTCTGATGTCGGGCTTATCTCCAGGATTGTGGAATCGCATAGTCAACAAGTCTTAAGTAAGCTCAATAGCCAACGGGAAGCAGGGCTCTTCTGTGATATCACATTGAAAACTGGTGGTGGCCAGTCTTTCGTCGCCCACAAAGCAGTCCTTGCAGCGGTGAGCGAGTACTTCCAGGAGTTATTTACTGAAATGGACTCAGCCACTGATCCCCAGTCACATGTTGATCTCACAG GTTTCAGTGAGCAGAGCTTGCTTGCTTTACTAGAGTTCTCTTACACTTCTACCCTCAATCTGAATTTGGACATCTTGACAGAGGTTTGTGCCATGGCTCGCCATCTACGCATGTGGCCTGCCCTTGAGGCTTGCTCTGCTATTAAAAGGGAGCGAGAGACTTGTCAGTTACGTTCCAGAATGCACAGTTCTCCTGGAGAACCAAAGAATTCAATGCATGGACCTTTCAGGAAAGACCACTCCTCAACTTCAGGAGGGAAAGTGGGACtcaggaggaggagagaggatgAGGAAGGAGAAGGTTCTGGGTCTTCCTGGAACATTCAAGCACAGCACAGAGAGCACATTGTTGATAAAGTCGCAGAGGAATCTGAAACAGAAACCTCAAATCCTCATTTGCAATGCCAAGTTCAGTCCAGTTCTCAGGTGGAGGAAACCGGCTTTCCGTGCAGCCCAAATCGCAGAATGAAGCTCATGGACTTCAAATCTCCATCCTGCAAGAAAAAATCATCCTCCCGCCCCACATCTTCAATCATCTCAACATCTCCTTGCACCTCTACTCGTTCTTCCTCTCCATCACACCGTCTGCTTCGTTCCTCACCTGGCGCTGCACTTGCTTTGCGCAGACTCCTGCCCAAAATCAACCTTTCTACCAAGAGAAAGAGGAAGTCCTCTTCCTACCGGTCATATAAGCCCCAGTGTGAATTCTCAGTGACTCCGTCCAAATCTCAGGCAACTTCTTTAACCCATGGTACCTCAGTAAAGGTAAAGGAGGAGGATGTAGAGGAGGAGGTATGTAAAACAGTCCCTCAGGATGAGGTGCACAGCCCTCGTGCTCAGGAGAAATACCGTCTTCTTAGCTTCCTTGGCTTGCAGAGGAAATCCCTAGTGCCCGGTCCAGAGCAACTGTCTGGCTGGGGGCAGAAAAAACGACTTAGGAAGTTAAAAGTCAGCGATTATTCACTCACAGCACGACGTAAACCTCGTGCACAAGACATCCCATTGAGTTTCGGAACCAGCTTAGGAGTGCTTGCCACTGTTAATCCTACTCTATCCCTCTGTGACATGAGCAGAATGGACTTGCTGAACAGACCGGTGAAAGTAGAACCTTGGAACCAAGAAAGGTCCAAAAGGAAAAGACATGATCCTGCAGTGCAAACTGTGCAGCCAATTGCAAGAGCTACACGTAGCAGGTCATTGCTGCAGACAGACTCCAGTGCAGCCAATCGACCGCTCAGACGCCACCACAGAAATCAAGATAAAGCACCTTCCCAACCTGCACGAAGAGGTAGAGTACCTGCACATAATGCCTCTTCCCCTTCAAAAAGCCCTATGCTCCGGATAAAGCAGGAATCTTCGGACAGTGCCATCCTGCAACCTATTCACCGTCGCAATACTGGCTACAACCCCCAGGGAACTTCTCCTAAAGCACCAGGACGTAGGGGTCGCCCACCAGCAGATCGCACAGTAAGGGTAGCCACAACAAAGTTGCAGCACACGAAGCGGCACAAACCTGGGCGCCCCCCATTAGACAAACCTAAGagctcaaaacaaataaaaagcacaacaaaatgcaACCATGCTACAGGGATGCCACGAGCAAAGCACAGCAGAACTGAAAGAGGAACACAGGTGAAGGAGAACAGAAAGATTAAGGAACATGGGAATAGAAAAGACAGTCCTGAAGTTCATTATGCCATCGTGAACTGGGATACTTCCAACCATCAGCAGCTTCACAGCCATCCCCTTTACAAAACGATAAAGGAAGAACCAGCTGAGCCCTTGCCCCTAACCCAGCCATTCCCAACCAGTGACTCCTTGGACCTGGGCAAGCGTCAGAGCAAACCACCCGTCAAACTGTTGGATCAAGGCTTCCTTTTTGGCTTCTGTCGGCCACCAAGTGGCATTAAACGGGAGGAGGAAAGTGTGGACATCTACCTGACTCGGTCAGTCTCTCATGGAAGTAGTTCCAATTGCGATTCATCACCTGGCATGGTGAGAAGAGATCGGGTTAGGGCCAGGATTCTGCCAGACCGGACGGGTCTAAATGGGCCTCACTGGGCCGGACTTGGCAACAGGCACTCACCTTTTTCCCAAAGGAAATCTATTCAAATAAAGACTGAAAGGGATGAAACAAGAGTGTCCCAAGGGTCACAGGTTAGCAGAGTCCCTAGACACCCCCAGGGCAGCAAGAGGAGCTGTAAAATCAAGAAGGAACCTACAAAGACAAag aATGTAAATAAGCTGCTTCCTCTGAGAAGTACCCGTTCCGTCCTACTGGAAACCATCCGACAGGCACGTCTGAAACAGCAGAAGGGTCCTCACGGTCAGGCCTCCAGTGGAGCACATGCTTGCCTGCAGTGCAGAGCCTCCTACAGGGACTGTGATGCCCTCATTATGCACCGGATCAGGCACACTGAAGGCAAACACTGGCCCTGCCCG TTATGCAGCAAAACTTTCTTCAGACAGAGAAATGTGAGGAATCACATAAGGACACATAATCCCAAGATCTACAAATGCCGCCAGTGCATTGCTGCTCACTGA
- the LOC109053496 gene encoding uncharacterized protein LOC109053496 isoform X2 — MYFQVRDYVFGCEECQRSQSERSACSDVGLISRIVESHSQQVLSKLNSQREAGLFCDITLKTGGGQSFVAHKAVLAAVSEYFQELFTEMDSATDPQSHVDLTGFSEQSLLALLEFSYTSTLNLNLDILTEVCAMARHLRMWPALEACSAIKRERETCQLRSRMHSSPGEPKNSMHGPFRKDHSSTSGGKVGLRRRREDEEGEGSGSSWNIQAQHREHIVDKVAEESETETSNPHLQCQVQSSSQVEETGFPCSPNRRMKLMDFKSPSCKKKSSSRPTSSIISTSPCTSTRSSSPSHRLLRSSPGAALALRRLLPKINLSTKRKRKSSSYRSYKPQCEFSVTPSKSQATSLTHGTSVKVKEEDVEEEVCKTVPQDEVHSPRAQEKYRLLSFLGLQRKSLVPGPEQLSGWGQKKRLRKLKVSDYSLTARRKPRAQDIPLSFGTSLGVLATVNPTLSLCDMSRMDLLNRPVKVEPWNQERSKRKRHDPAVQTVQPIARATRSRSLLQTDSSAANRPLRRHHRNQDKAPSQPARRGRVPAHNASSPSKSPMLRIKQESSDSAILQPIHRRNTGYNPQGTSPKAPGRRGRPPADRTVRVATTKLQHTKRHKPGRPPLDKPKSSKQIKSTTKCNHATGMPRAKHSRTERGTQVKENRKIKEHGNRKDSPEVHYAIVNWDTSNHQQLHSHPLYKTIKEEPAEPLPLTQPFPTSDSLDLGKRQSKPPVKLLDQGFLFGFCRPPSGIKREEESVDIYLTRSVSHGSSSNCDSSPGMVRRDRVRARILPDRTGLNGPHWAGLGNRHSPFSQRKSIQIKTERDETRVSQGSQVSRVPRHPQGSKRSCKIKKEPTKTKNVNKLLPLRSTRSVLLETIRQARLKQQKGPHGQASSGAHACLQCRASYRDCDALIMHRIRHTEGKHWPCPLCSKTFFRQRNVRNHIRTHNPKIYKCRQCIAAH, encoded by the exons ATGTATTTTCAGGTCAGAGACTATGTCTTTGGCTGTGAGGAATGTCAACGGAGTCAGTCTGAGAGATCAGCA TGTTCTGATGTCGGGCTTATCTCCAGGATTGTGGAATCGCATAGTCAACAAGTCTTAAGTAAGCTCAATAGCCAACGGGAAGCAGGGCTCTTCTGTGATATCACATTGAAAACTGGTGGTGGCCAGTCTTTCGTCGCCCACAAAGCAGTCCTTGCAGCGGTGAGCGAGTACTTCCAGGAGTTATTTACTGAAATGGACTCAGCCACTGATCCCCAGTCACATGTTGATCTCACAG GTTTCAGTGAGCAGAGCTTGCTTGCTTTACTAGAGTTCTCTTACACTTCTACCCTCAATCTGAATTTGGACATCTTGACAGAGGTTTGTGCCATGGCTCGCCATCTACGCATGTGGCCTGCCCTTGAGGCTTGCTCTGCTATTAAAAGGGAGCGAGAGACTTGTCAGTTACGTTCCAGAATGCACAGTTCTCCTGGAGAACCAAAGAATTCAATGCATGGACCTTTCAGGAAAGACCACTCCTCAACTTCAGGAGGGAAAGTGGGACtcaggaggaggagagaggatgAGGAAGGAGAAGGTTCTGGGTCTTCCTGGAACATTCAAGCACAGCACAGAGAGCACATTGTTGATAAAGTCGCAGAGGAATCTGAAACAGAAACCTCAAATCCTCATTTGCAATGCCAAGTTCAGTCCAGTTCTCAGGTGGAGGAAACCGGCTTTCCGTGCAGCCCAAATCGCAGAATGAAGCTCATGGACTTCAAATCTCCATCCTGCAAGAAAAAATCATCCTCCCGCCCCACATCTTCAATCATCTCAACATCTCCTTGCACCTCTACTCGTTCTTCCTCTCCATCACACCGTCTGCTTCGTTCCTCACCTGGCGCTGCACTTGCTTTGCGCAGACTCCTGCCCAAAATCAACCTTTCTACCAAGAGAAAGAGGAAGTCCTCTTCCTACCGGTCATATAAGCCCCAGTGTGAATTCTCAGTGACTCCGTCCAAATCTCAGGCAACTTCTTTAACCCATGGTACCTCAGTAAAGGTAAAGGAGGAGGATGTAGAGGAGGAGGTATGTAAAACAGTCCCTCAGGATGAGGTGCACAGCCCTCGTGCTCAGGAGAAATACCGTCTTCTTAGCTTCCTTGGCTTGCAGAGGAAATCCCTAGTGCCCGGTCCAGAGCAACTGTCTGGCTGGGGGCAGAAAAAACGACTTAGGAAGTTAAAAGTCAGCGATTATTCACTCACAGCACGACGTAAACCTCGTGCACAAGACATCCCATTGAGTTTCGGAACCAGCTTAGGAGTGCTTGCCACTGTTAATCCTACTCTATCCCTCTGTGACATGAGCAGAATGGACTTGCTGAACAGACCGGTGAAAGTAGAACCTTGGAACCAAGAAAGGTCCAAAAGGAAAAGACATGATCCTGCAGTGCAAACTGTGCAGCCAATTGCAAGAGCTACACGTAGCAGGTCATTGCTGCAGACAGACTCCAGTGCAGCCAATCGACCGCTCAGACGCCACCACAGAAATCAAGATAAAGCACCTTCCCAACCTGCACGAAGAGGTAGAGTACCTGCACATAATGCCTCTTCCCCTTCAAAAAGCCCTATGCTCCGGATAAAGCAGGAATCTTCGGACAGTGCCATCCTGCAACCTATTCACCGTCGCAATACTGGCTACAACCCCCAGGGAACTTCTCCTAAAGCACCAGGACGTAGGGGTCGCCCACCAGCAGATCGCACAGTAAGGGTAGCCACAACAAAGTTGCAGCACACGAAGCGGCACAAACCTGGGCGCCCCCCATTAGACAAACCTAAGagctcaaaacaaataaaaagcacaacaaaatgcaACCATGCTACAGGGATGCCACGAGCAAAGCACAGCAGAACTGAAAGAGGAACACAGGTGAAGGAGAACAGAAAGATTAAGGAACATGGGAATAGAAAAGACAGTCCTGAAGTTCATTATGCCATCGTGAACTGGGATACTTCCAACCATCAGCAGCTTCACAGCCATCCCCTTTACAAAACGATAAAGGAAGAACCAGCTGAGCCCTTGCCCCTAACCCAGCCATTCCCAACCAGTGACTCCTTGGACCTGGGCAAGCGTCAGAGCAAACCACCCGTCAAACTGTTGGATCAAGGCTTCCTTTTTGGCTTCTGTCGGCCACCAAGTGGCATTAAACGGGAGGAGGAAAGTGTGGACATCTACCTGACTCGGTCAGTCTCTCATGGAAGTAGTTCCAATTGCGATTCATCACCTGGCATGGTGAGAAGAGATCGGGTTAGGGCCAGGATTCTGCCAGACCGGACGGGTCTAAATGGGCCTCACTGGGCCGGACTTGGCAACAGGCACTCACCTTTTTCCCAAAGGAAATCTATTCAAATAAAGACTGAAAGGGATGAAACAAGAGTGTCCCAAGGGTCACAGGTTAGCAGAGTCCCTAGACACCCCCAGGGCAGCAAGAGGAGCTGTAAAATCAAGAAGGAACCTACAAAGACAAag aATGTAAATAAGCTGCTTCCTCTGAGAAGTACCCGTTCCGTCCTACTGGAAACCATCCGACAGGCACGTCTGAAACAGCAGAAGGGTCCTCACGGTCAGGCCTCCAGTGGAGCACATGCTTGCCTGCAGTGCAGAGCCTCCTACAGGGACTGTGATGCCCTCATTATGCACCGGATCAGGCACACTGAAGGCAAACACTGGCCCTGCCCG TTATGCAGCAAAACTTTCTTCAGACAGAGAAATGTGAGGAATCACATAAGGACACATAATCCCAAGATCTACAAATGCCGCCAGTGCATTGCTGCTCACTGA